A stretch of Chloroflexaceae bacterium DNA encodes these proteins:
- a CDS encoding ABC transporter ATP-binding protein, whose protein sequence is MTPAIETVNLTRRYGRTLALDHLNLTVARGSIYGFIGPNGAGKTTTLRLLAGLIEPTSGEVRLMGQRLIPGGGQRLVGYMPDFFGVYDDLRVWEYLDFFARCYGLDAARRRRTVDELLSLVDLADRRNAYVQSLSRGMQQRLCLAHALVHDPPVLLLDEPASGLDPRARVELRELLRTLRDMGKTVVVSSHILSELAEVCNEIGIIDSGKMVVSGPVETVRRQLEGSARLRIRVLRGLETAQTLLQQLAAAPEEGLPRLRGVRADPSDAAVVLVEVEESDEERQAALLTRLVQAGVVVSEFRAQAENLEELFLRLTAAE, encoded by the coding sequence ATGACCCCGGCGATCGAAACGGTCAATCTCACCCGGCGCTACGGCCGCACGTTGGCTCTCGACCATCTAAACCTGACGGTGGCACGGGGGAGCATTTACGGCTTTATCGGCCCCAACGGCGCCGGCAAGACCACTACCCTGCGCCTGCTCGCCGGGCTGATTGAGCCGACCTCCGGGGAAGTGCGGCTCATGGGCCAGCGGCTCATCCCCGGCGGCGGCCAGCGCCTGGTGGGCTACATGCCCGACTTCTTTGGCGTCTACGACGATCTGCGGGTCTGGGAATACCTCGATTTCTTCGCCCGCTGCTACGGACTGGACGCGGCGCGCCGCCGCCGGACGGTGGACGAACTGCTCAGTCTGGTGGATCTCGCCGATCGGCGCAACGCCTATGTGCAGAGCCTGTCGCGGGGCATGCAGCAACGGCTCTGCCTGGCCCACGCCCTGGTGCACGATCCGCCCGTGTTGCTGCTCGACGAACCGGCGAGCGGTCTGGACCCGCGGGCGCGCGTGGAGCTGCGGGAATTGCTGCGCACCCTGCGGGACATGGGCAAGACGGTGGTAGTTAGTTCGCACATTTTGAGCGAGCTGGCCGAGGTGTGCAACGAGATCGGGATCATTGACAGCGGGAAGATGGTGGTCAGCGGGCCGGTGGAGACGGTGCGCCGGCAGTTGGAAGGAAGCGCCCGGCTGCGCATCCGCGTGCTGCGGGGCCTGGAGACAGCGCAGACCCTGCTACAGCAACTGGCGGCCGCGCCAGAGGAGGGCCTGCCGCGGCTGCGGGGCGTGCGGGCCGATCCCTCCGACGCGGCAGTAGTGCTGGTTGAGGTGGAGGAAAGCGACGAAGAGCGGCAGGCGGCGCTGCTGACGCGCCTGGTGCAGGCGGGGGTGGTGGTAAGCGAGTTTCGAGCGCAGGCGGAGAACCTGGAGGAGCTGTTCCTGCGCCTGACAGCGGCGGAGTAG
- a CDS encoding ABC transporter permease subunit yields the protein MQGIRLQRPQLNPIIVREARTRMRGARPYVVLTVFLTLLALTGAGIFQLMAQQARFGGVLLSAQVGQGLFKGLAFVELLLVVFLAPAMTSGAISSEREGLTYDMLIATPLRPEQILWGKLVAALGYLFMLIFAAVPVFSVVFVFGGVEPLALLKALALLVMTTIFFGTLGLFCSALLQRTTLATVVAYALVLLLLAVPLLLATVWERFTMPPGQAPPPALVYLQPFSALTAITTFTPSDDQAMNFFGYGDPLSGLPFLTMLWPGVILSGPGGPMVAPIYRATLIFYAMLTVLLGWMTTHLIVPGRRWRPRGSDLGFALLLLAMGLAAYVWRDWWHVTPPRAG from the coding sequence ATGCAGGGAATACGCCTCCAGAGACCACAACTGAACCCGATCATCGTGCGCGAGGCGCGCACACGCATGCGGGGCGCGCGGCCCTATGTGGTTCTGACCGTATTTCTCACGCTACTGGCCCTGACCGGAGCGGGGATCTTTCAATTGATGGCGCAACAGGCGCGCTTCGGCGGCGTGCTCCTGAGCGCCCAGGTGGGTCAGGGATTATTCAAGGGCCTGGCCTTTGTGGAGTTGCTGCTCGTCGTATTTCTGGCCCCGGCGATGACCAGCGGAGCCATCAGCAGTGAGCGGGAAGGATTGACCTACGATATGCTCATAGCCACGCCCCTGCGGCCTGAGCAGATATTATGGGGCAAACTGGTGGCGGCGCTGGGTTACCTGTTCATGCTGATCTTTGCCGCCGTGCCGGTGTTCAGCGTTGTCTTTGTGTTTGGCGGCGTCGAGCCTCTGGCCCTGTTGAAGGCGCTGGCGCTTCTGGTCATGACAACGATCTTCTTCGGGACGCTGGGCCTGTTTTGTTCGGCCCTGCTGCAGCGGACCACGCTGGCAACGGTGGTGGCCTACGCCCTGGTGTTGCTGCTGCTGGCCGTGCCGCTGCTGCTCGCGACCGTCTGGGAGCGATTTACGATGCCGCCGGGGCAGGCGCCGCCGCCGGCGCTGGTGTACCTGCAACCCTTCAGCGCGCTGACAGCGATCACCACGTTCACACCATCGGATGACCAGGCGATGAACTTCTTCGGCTACGGCGATCCCCTGAGCGGCCTGCCGTTTTTGACCATGTTGTGGCCCGGGGTCATCCTCTCCGGGCCGGGAGGCCCGATGGTAGCGCCGATCTACCGGGCAACACTGATCTTCTACGCCATGCTGACGGTGCTACTCGGCTGGATGACGACGCACCTGATAGTGCCGGGGCGGCGCTGGCGCCCGCGCGGGAGCGATCTGGGGTTTGCGCTGCTGCTGCTGGCGATGGGGCTGGCAGCCTACGTCTGGCGCGACTGGTGGCACGTGACTCCGCCGCGTGCGGGGTGA